The following proteins are co-located in the Piscirickettsia litoralis genome:
- a CDS encoding transposase translates to MKRSKLTESQIVAMPNEGEADVKVEDIFRQYGIAKSSYYKFRSKYKG, encoded by the coding sequence ATGAAACGATCAAAATTAACAGAGTCACAGATTGTAGCCATGCCCAATGAAGGCGAAGCCGATGTTAAAGTTGAAGATATTTTCCGTCAGTATGGCATTGCTAAAAGCAGCTACTACAAATTCAGATCCAAATACAAGGGATGA